The following are encoded in a window of Procambarus clarkii isolate CNS0578487 chromosome 33, FALCON_Pclarkii_2.0, whole genome shotgun sequence genomic DNA:
- the LOC138370787 gene encoding uncharacterized protein, with amino-acid sequence MHSSSSPTAQLMHSSPPTAQLMHSSPPTAQLMHSSPPTAQLMHSSPPTAQLMHSSPPTAQLMHSSPPTAQLMHSSPPTAQLMHSSPPTAQLMHSSPPTAQLMHSSTPTAQLMHSSTPTAQLMMHSSPPTAQLMHSSPPTAQLMHSSPPTAQLMHSSPPTAQLMHSSTPTAQLMHSSTPTAQLMHSSSPTAQLMHSSTPTAQLMMHSSPPTAQLMMHSSPPTAQLMHSSPPTAQLMHSSTPTAQLMHSSTPTAQLMHSSTPTAQLMHSSSPTAQLMHSSSPTAQLMHSSSPTAQLMMHSSSPTAQLMMHSSTPTAQLMMHSSTPTAQLMHSSTPTAQLMHSSTPTAQLMHSSSPTAQLMVHSSPPTAQLMVHSSPPTAQLMMHSSTPTAQLMMHSSTPTAQLMMHSSTPTAQLMMHSSTPTAQLMMHSSTPTAQLMMHSSTPTAQLMMHSSTPTKLNSFSPPPPPRKKGPKLLYKCCKDAQEGCVAQHDLRVLSIPQSPLRTEERLRETGPRHNGKRV; translated from the coding sequence ATGCACAGTAGTAGCTCACCAACGGCACAGTTGATGCACAGTAGCCCACCAACGGCACAGTTGATGCACAGTAGCCCACCAACGGCACAGTTGATGCACAGTAGCCCACCAACGGCACAGTTGATGCACAGTAGCCCACCAACGGCACAGTTGATGCACAGTAGCCCACCAACGGCACAGTTGATGCACAGTAGCCCACCAACGGCACAGTTGATGCACAGTAGCCCACCAACGGCACAGTTGATGCACAGTAGCCCACCAACGGCACAGTTGATGCACAGTAGCCCACCAACGGCACAGTTGATGCACAGTAGCACACCAACGGCACAGTTGATGCACAGTAGCACACCAACGGCACAGTTGATGATGCACAGTAGCCCACCAACGGCACAGTTGATGCACAGTAGCCCACCAACGGCACAGTTGATGCACAGTAGCCCACCAACGGCACAGTTGATGCACAGTAGCCCACCAACGGCACAGTTGATGCACAGTAGCACACCAACGGCACAGTTGATGCACAGTAGCACACCAACGGCACAGTTGATGCACAGTAGCTCACCAACGGCACAGTTGATGCACAGTAGCACACCAACGGCACAGTTGATGATGCACAGTAGCCCACCAACGGCACAGTTGATGATGCACAGTAGCCCACCAACGGCACAGTTGATGCACAGTAGCCCACCAACGGCACAGTTGATGCACAGTAGCACACCAACGGCACAGTTGATGCACAGTAGCACACCAACGGCACAGTTGATGCACAGTAGCACACCAACGGCACAGTTGATGCACAGTAGCTCACCAACGGCACAGTTGATGCACAGTAGCTCACCAACGGCACAGTTGATGCATAGTAGCTCACCAACGGCACAGTTGATGATGCACAGTAGCTCACCAACGGCACAGTTGATGATGCACAGTAGCACACCAACGGCACAGTTGATGATGCACAGTAGCACACCAACGGCACAGTTGATGCACAGTAGCACACCAACGGCACAGTTGATGCACAGTAGCACACCAACGGCACAGTTGATGCACAGTAGCTCACCAACGGCACAGTTGATGGTGCACAGTAGCCCACCAACGGCACAGTTGATGGTGCACAGTAGCCCACCAACGGCACAGTTGATGATGCACAGTAGCACACCAACGGCACAGTTGATGATGCACAGTAGCACACCAACGGCACAGTTGATGATGCACAGTAGCACACCAACGGCACAGTTGATGATGCACAGTAGCACACCAACGGCACAGTTGATGATGCACAGTAGCACACCAACGGCACAGTTGATGATGCACAGTAGCACACCAACGGCACAGTTGATGATGCACAGTAGCACACCAACGAAATTAAattcattctcccccccccccccccctagaaaaAAGGGTCCCAAACTACTCTATAAATGTTGCAAAGATGCACAAGAGGGCTGTGTTGCACAGCATGATCTGAGGGTCCTGAGCATCCCTCAGTCTCCCCTCAGAACtgaggaaagactgagggaaACTGGACCTCGCCACAATGGGAAGAGAGTATAG